Genomic DNA from Gossypium hirsutum isolate 1008001.06 chromosome A01, Gossypium_hirsutum_v2.1, whole genome shotgun sequence:
TTCTCTACTTcctgtttttgttatttttataggtTTGGTTTTTTTCAGCTATTTTATATTTGCTAATCTTTTTAGTGAAGATTATTAACTTATACTTAAGCCTTATGTTTCTGTCATCCATGAAATCATGATCTATGGTATGAAAAAAACATTTAAGAGTTGTCTACTTTGGGTGAGGATATGATTATGTGTTAGGAAATTGAAAGACTCAATGATCTTGCTTGTTTATAGCTTGAAAAGTTACTTTTAGAAACTTTGGGATTTTGGAAGTTTTTGTTGATGGAATGTGAAGGACCTTAATTAACTGTTTAAATTGAATACAATCTTCTATGCTTTCATTATGTTAAATGAACTTTTGAAATTGGATTGGTTTATGCAAAGTGCAAGTTATTCAGGTTCTTAAGCTTTGTTTAATATCTTGCTATAGTTTTTTAATGATGATTTCTTATGTTCTGGTTAACACTAGAGCTTTTGATCAGCATTACGTATTATTTCCTTAGTCCTTCATGTTTACATTATTGGGTACTTGTAGATATGCTTACATGttcattgttaatttttttatataggcATTTTGTCCCCAACTTAACCATTGGCGCTCCAGTCATTGAGAGTTTAAGAAAGCACACAAAGTAACATTCTTTGTACACTTGCACTATTTTGGCTTTTCAATATTAGCTGCAAGTTTACAATTCTAAATAGATCAAGTATTCTTCTTCACTTACAGGGCATTTCTTGATTGCCACCTTATGGTCACTAATCCTATTGATTATGTTGAACCTTTGGGTAAAACCGGTACTTTTGGTTTTACTTTTCATGTTGAAGTATCCAAAGGTGGGTTTTGATTGTCTTTTTCGTTTTTGTTTTACTCACTGCCATCTTATTGTGGAGACACGCACCCAACCTGCAAGGTATTGTCTGCTTCGGTCTAAAAGCCTCATGGTTTTGTTCCACAAAAGATGCCATAACCAAAGTTTCTGCATATGTATTGTAGTAGATCCTCAAATATTCTCAATGTAGTTTTCTATTCCTTGTTTCCTTATGCAAAGATACTGTGTTACCTTTTGCAGAAAACTGGCAAAAACTTATCCAAAAAATTAAGTCAAAAGCCATGAGGCCCAATGTGGCATTAAATCCTGGAACACCGATTAAGGAGGTTTATCCttctctccttcttcttcttcttcttctcctcctcctcctcctcttcttttttttttctctaaccCTAAAATGGTGCTTGTAGGGCTGTTAAATGAGAGTAACCAGCCAGCTGGATGGTTTTTTGACACCAACGACGCGTCACCTGCCAGGCCACTTTGTCGTGACGTCTATGACTAAAAACAGCAAAAAGGAttgttttgtaacttttcaaaaattgcgTGACTGAAATGAAACTTAGGTGACTATTTTGTCAGCTACCCAAAATTGGGTTACtgttagtgtaatttaccctaatatTAACTACTTGAAATTTCAAATTACTTCTGCAGTACTTTTAAAAGTATATTTTTCTAAACCATATTTTTGTTTggtttctaaaaatatttttaattattatttttattctcattttcaaaaaaatgattttcattttttattttgaaaattgaaaagcaaaatttttaaataaagataaaattttatttttaataattttaataaaataatttttgtatcATTTATATAGATTAAAATTAGTGTattagatttaatatttaaaaaaattctttttacatTTATAATTACTACCTTAGTCCCTATTCAATgttctaattaaaaattttcaagtaattgattttttatcacttttataatttagtctatgtaacttaattaattattaatctagtaaaattacttatttaaaattcaatttacctGTAAaatcactccgtaaatatttagtgaaaataattacagattcagtttatagaaacaagaTCCCGAAACCATATTTTCTGACGCTACTAACTTTTGAGTTATTACAATGAAATTTATAAATAGATATAGGATAATGTATTATTTCACACTTACAATatctattatttaaataaaacattttttattcttttccccTTCTAAAGCAatagaatgaattttttttaatgtatgaaattttctccttatataaaaaaactaatttaaattcGCAACATTTCATCTCGCAATGGTACAACTTTTGATTTCCGTCAATTTTgatatttgtaaatttaaaaagttatatcaatttttgtaaatttgaaattttatatatttgtaaatttgATCAATGCTGTTTTTGATACCTGTTTTACGGGATGAAATGTTTTTAACATACtcatcaaactttttttttttagagaAGAAGAGAATTcatacattaaaaaaatgaatttaaaggaAAAGACTAAAAATGTGAATTAATCATGTCAGCAATCTCCAACCCTCCacctttaaaataaaatcatcctGTCATCAATGACAACAACGACATCCAACaacaaaatttttttactaaacCAACCAATGATTGGGTTAAATATTCAATAATTTTGGATGAATTTAGAAAAATAGCCTATAATTAGGATGGGTAACCACTTGAAATTGGAAAATTGGAATAGGAAAAAGCTAAAGATAAAATTCTTAATTTCCATTATTTAATAGCTAATTTCTAAATCCCTAACAAAATAACTTGCCTTCTCCACTCCGACAACCACCGGCCATCAGCCCACCACCATCATCGTTCAACGGTCGGCAGTCACCAACGGTCCACCACACACCCACTAGTCACTGTCGCTTCCCTCATCTCTTTTTAATCTTCCCATTGTCTCCTCATTCAGAAATCTGAAGCCTGGCCTTCCCACTGTTCGACGATATTCCTCAACTAGCAAAAGTAGAAGTTGATTCAAGTAAGGATTctcatttccctttttattttcatcactGTGGAGATGCATCATAAACATAGCAAATACTGAATATTGTTGATTCAACTTGTGCTTCTCACTTTTTTCACAGAAAGAAGTTCTATATAGATTTTGATTTCAAAGTTTTACTAAATCTAGTTAAATTCCTTGAAAGTAGATTTTGATTTTGAATGTCACTGTTATAACTTACATACAAGGCCTAGAAAGGTGTTTTAACTAGTTCAGTAATGATTGGGGGGGGGGGTTGATATGAAAATGAAGTATTAGAAGACGAGCAATATATATTGCAACAAAGATGTCATAAATCTGAGTAcagaaaattttaacaaagaGGGGGAGGACACTGTGGGAGTGAGTCTGGTTTGGTTTCTGCTGGAAACAGAAGTTAAAAAAGCTGCAATTCATTTCGTATGAATGTGTAATCTGAATGTCGCGTTAAAAGGAGGTTGTTGCTTATATCATCTCTCCATTGCtagttgttttattttcttttgttgtcgctgttttattttttctctttcatGCTCTATCGCTTCTATGGACAGTTGGCTTTTGTTGTTGACCAGAGCTTGGGTATATCTGTATTTTTTGATGAAGttattaatacaaaaaaaaaattgttaatgatgtGGCCTCACTGAATTCAGAGCGTGACTTGTACTTAAGAGAGCCTTTGCTTTCCATAGCTGCAGACATACTTAGTTGGTGGCGTGTTAATTCTCAAAAGTTCCCTACACTTACAAAGATGGCTCGCAATCAGCTCGCAATGCCAGTATCAATTTCCGCGCCACGTTTAGATATTAGTGTCATGACCACGAATCCAGCCAACTTGAACCCCGAGGGCATGGAAGCTTTAGTATGCAGTCAAAATTGATTGGTCTCCCAAAGAAAATAATTCTTTACTCTTAATTTGTTTAGACCCTTTCATTTGATCTCCTATGCATCACTTTAGAGGGTCTAATCTATTCCGTGGAGCTACATTATCTCatcaattaattaagttcattggCTATCACAAGTGATGAAGAAGTTCATGAACCCACACAAACTATGATAGGTACCACATGTGAATTATGATTAGAAGTGATCtacattgattttttttcatacaCTATTAAGATTGAATTATCTTAATACCTTTTCATTTCATAGGATAAAAGGAAATGGAAGATAATTATCAACATGATACCAACCAAGTATGTCTGCATCCATGGGAAACAAAGGCTCTCTTAGTTACGAGTCAAACTCTGAATTCAATAAGGCCACCTCATTAACGTTGTTTGGAGATGCAAATTTATTGAAGTAGTTCACAATATAATATTTTGCGGTCTCTCTTGTCAAAGATTTGGAATCATCCAAGATTGAAGTAGATGCAGTTAgattttggattttctttattAAACATCTTTTCAAGTGGTCTTTCAAGTGTGAGGTTCCATAGTGGTTTGGTGATGAATAATCTTTGAGTCAATATTTATAtttggtttttctttcttcctttacTTCAAACCTAACAAAGTAATTGACAAGAATTAGATATGCACTTTGTTAGGTTTGAAGTAAACAAAAACCAAATGTAAATATTGCCTCAAGGATTATCCAACACTATGTGGCTGTGGAACCTCACGCTTGAAGACCACTTGAAGAGATGTTTAGTAAAGAAAATCCAAAACCTAACTGCATATATTTCAGTCTTAGATGATTCCAAACCTTTGACAAGAGAGACTACAAAAGATTATATTGTGAACCACTTCAGTAAATTTGCATCTCCAAGCAACATTAATTAGGTGACCTCACTGAATTCAGAGCTTGACTTATACTAAAGAGAGTTTTTACTTCCCATAGTTGCAGACATACTTGGTTGGTGGCGAGTTAATTCTCAAAAGTTCCCTACACTTGGCTCACAATGCCAGTATTAGTTTCTGCACCACGCTTAGATTTTAGTTCCATGACCACGAATCCAGCCGACTTGAACCCCGAGACCATGGAAGCTTTGGTATGCAGTCAAAATTGGTTGGTAACTCTAAAAAGGAAGTCATTACTCTCAATTTGTTTAGAATCTTTCATTTGATTTCCTACGCATCACTTAAAGGGTACAATCCATTCTTTAGAGCTATATTATTTCATCACTTAACTAAGTTCATTTGCTATCACAGGTGATGAAAAATTCAAGAACCCACACAAACTACGGTAGGCACCACACATGAATTATGATTAGAAGTGATCTAAATTGATTTGTTTTCTTACactatgaaaattgaattatctTAATGCCTTTTCATTTCATaggataaaagaaaaaggaagatggACCAGGAGCATAATTATCCGGTAAAGTATTTCAAATCTTTGAATCTTGAAGAAACTAAAAGTATCGAAGATATTGCCAATGATTCTAACAGCAATGGTAATTGATCTATACTTATTATTAACTACAATGTTACTCGAAGTCAAATGTTAATGTTGATATGAGTATTTGACTGAT
This window encodes:
- the LOC107917647 gene encoding ribulose-phosphate 3-epimerase, cytoplasmic isoform-like, with translation MFWLTLELLISITYYFLSPSCLHYWVLVDMLTCSLLIFLYRHFVPNLTIGAPVIESLRKHTKAFLDCHLMVTNPIDYVEPLGKTGTFGFTFHVEVSKENWQKLIQKIKSKAMRPNVALNPGTPIKEGC